AGCGGCGATGGCAACCTTAAAGATCGGAACTTCGGGTCCTTTTTCGGGCACCAGTGAGGAGGTGATAAAATTATTATCAGCGAACCTGCAGTAGCACGGGCTTAATGCCCGGGTTCAGTTCATAACAATGCTTATTGCCACTCCGAAAATCGCTTTTTCAGGAGAACAGAGAACTTACCGGGACGATAGGAAGCGATGCTCCGGAGCACGAGATTCTCCCGCATTCCGGAGCGTATCCTTTTGTGCATATATCCCACTACCCTGTCCTTCTCTACTTCTCCCTGTTCTTTAATGCCGGGCAGCAAACGAAGAGAGAGCATGGCGAGCAAGCCGCCAATGACAAAAAAGAAGTTAAGTCCCTTCAGACTGATCATTTGAATAACCGTTACCCCATGGGCTCCCTGCCACTGAAAATTCCATTCCAGCTCATGATGTGAAAAGTAATCGGCCATCATACCTGCGAGCAAAGGCGCCATTGCAGCACACAAAGAGACGATAATGTTCTTTACAGCCATATACGACATGGCGTCTTCACGCGGCGCTAGCTTAATTCCGATATTGGAGACAGCAAGGTTAATACCGGCTGTTGATATGCCGCTGAAGATATTTATGACAGCAAGCAATATTATGCTGTATAACTGACCTGAAGGAAGAGATGTAAAGGCCATAGCCATAATACAGGAAATGTATACCGGAGCACAGATGCGGATAATGGTTTTATTGCTGTACCTGTCGGTATACCGTCCCCATAATTTCAGAGATGATATGCTGCTTAGCTGACCAAGAATGGTGAATGCCATGACATAAGATAAAGGGAGGCCGATTGTTTTCATCATATAAACAGAAAAGAACGGCACTGCAAGATCGAGGGCAAAACTCCAGAATGAATTAAAGAAGATCAGCTTCCGAAAGTTCGGGTCTCTCAGGGGCTTTTGAAACGACGTAAGTACTTTGCCGCTGTCGGGCTCAGCTTTTGGTTCAGGAGCCTTTGAAAGTAAATAGACACCTAACATTCCCACTCCGGATCCAACTAAGAACATCACGAAATACGCGGTATTCACCATATCAGGATGATGCACCTTCATGAAGTCAATAAAAAAAGCAACCAGCAGGCTCGTGGTAATACTCAGAATCTGCATCAACCTGGTCCTGTAGGAGAAATACTGTCCGAGTGTTTTTTCGGGAACCAGGTCTTTCATCCATGAATTCCAGCTCGCTGATGCCAGTGAGCCGAAAAAGTAGTGCACGGTTAAAAGGGCGATGAGGAAATTCACATTTGCACTTTTCCCGAAAATAAATGGGATGGCACCAATGATTAACAATGCCAGCCGCGCCACAACAGAAGTAAGCACGGCTATTGCCCGGCGGTTGTTGAATGTATGCACCAGCCAAATTGACGCAAGCTGAAATACATTGGTAAATATTGGAAGCGAAGCCAGTAGCCCGATCTGGAAATTCGAAGCTCCCATAAACACAGCCATCGAAACCAAAAATGTGCCCCCCGTAAGGTTCACCATTACTTCGCCGGCCAGACTTTCTTTCACTATATATCGAAGACCACTTTGTGTCTGTTCATCCGTAAGTTTTACGGAGGGTGATAAAAACTTCATTATTCTCGTGAGTCCTGTTACGATCCCGCTTAAAAAGATGTTACAACAATCTTTAAACAGCTTTTTTGCCTGCATCGGGAGTAAGCGGGATATATTTTCAGTCCTGCTCAAAATCAAGGATCTCCTGGTCGTGTTAAGGTGTGAAATCATGTCATTGCGCTGGACAAACATAGAACGCCACGGTTGATTTTCATAGCAATAACAGGCTTGTGGCATAGTATGACGCTGTTTGACATAATTTGACACGGTTTGACACTGTTTGGCGATGAGAAAACGAACGGCACAGGGGTATACGATTATGGAATGTACATCAACCGGACCCAACTGGGTCTCCGGATGCCTCCCGGATCTCTCTTTACCGTCTGTTTATTTACATGCTGACGAACAGCTATCGAATAACTGACGAACAACTGTAAAGCAATTGACGAACGTTCGACAAGGCGGCGACAAGCATCTGACGAGGAAAAAGCAAGCCGGCAACGCAAGAGAAACGAGAGGAAAGCAAACATCTATCGAACAGCTGTCAAACAAGCCTTG
The window above is part of the Arcticibacter tournemirensis genome. Proteins encoded here:
- a CDS encoding MFS transporter, giving the protein MKFLSPSVKLTDEQTQSGLRYIVKESLAGEVMVNLTGGTFLVSMAVFMGASNFQIGLLASLPIFTNVFQLASIWLVHTFNNRRAIAVLTSVVARLALLIIGAIPFIFGKSANVNFLIALLTVHYFFGSLASASWNSWMKDLVPEKTLGQYFSYRTRLMQILSITTSLLVAFFIDFMKVHHPDMVNTAYFVMFLVGSGVGMLGVYLLSKAPEPKAEPDSGKVLTSFQKPLRDPNFRKLIFFNSFWSFALDLAVPFFSVYMMKTIGLPLSYVMAFTILGQLSSISSLKLWGRYTDRYSNKTIIRICAPVYISCIMAMAFTSLPSGQLYSIILLAVINIFSGISTAGINLAVSNIGIKLAPREDAMSYMAVKNIIVSLCAAMAPLLAGMMADYFSHHELEWNFQWQGAHGVTVIQMISLKGLNFFFVIGGLLAMLSLRLLPGIKEQGEVEKDRVVGYMHKRIRSGMRENLVLRSIASYRPGKFSVLLKKRFSEWQ